The DNA sequence AGCATATGCCTGTACCATTTGTACCCCTGTTGCTAAAACATTGTATCCCATAGCTAATGAATACGGAGTAGATAACGACCATTCTGGAGCACCATTAATATGAAAGCGATTAGGAGAAGGGACTAAACCTGAGGCCTCACTAGGAAGCTCTACACCTGTTTTTTTCCCAAAACCAAGAGCAAGTAGTTTTTGTTGGTACCAAGATACGCCTAAAGACTGTACAATACGATCGGCCAATTGAGCTACATATACATTGGAAGATTTCTGAATTGCCATATACATGTTCAACCGAGAATTTCTAGAGATATCTTTGAGAGGAGATCCTTTACGTCCAGGAAATATTGTTCGGGTAACATCGATAGGCTCTTTAGGGTCAAAAATCTTTTGCTGTAATTGTCGTTCCGCTTCTTCATTAGCTTGTAGAGCAATCGCTACAGTTAAAGGTTTCATAATCGATCCAGGTTCGAATACATCACTTACAAAGGATACTTTGGTATGTTCTATGCGTTCTTTGTTATTAAAGTATTCTTTATAATTTGTGGGATCGAAGAAAGGATATTGGGCAAGAGCTAAAATTTCTCCAGTTTGAGAATTCATCAGAATTAACCTACCACCCTGAGCCTTAGCTTCTAAAACTCCCCGCTCTAATTCTTCTTCTGCGATGGTTTGGATTACAGGATTTATTGTCAGATAGATATCAGATCCATCTTTAGGCATTTTTATCACACGATCCATATCCAAGCGGTTCAAAGGAGAGCGCAGTAATTTTCTTTCTCCAACTTCTCCTTCAAGAAGGTGGTTGAAGTAAGCCTCTAAGCCTCCTGTAGGGAAGGCTTTCCCTGTCTTTTCGTCTTTAACTTCTCTTAGAGTATGCAAAACCTGACCAAGAAGCTTCCCAAAAGGATAGGAACGTTGATAATCAGTAATGAAAAATAAAGCATTCGCGGGTAGCCGATGTTGTACTGCAAATCCTTTCCACCAAGCAGATAAATGATCATGGATAGAAATATCTAACAAAGGGTAGAGTTTACAGTATCGAGACTTCTTATCTAGCTTTCGATAAAGCTCCTCATAAGTACCGTCCTCTATAAACTGGAGTATTCCTTGAACAACTTCATCACGATGACATTCAGGTATCGCTAGAGGATCTGCACAAAGATG is a window from the Chlamydia serpentis genome containing:
- a CDS encoding peptidoglycan D,D-transpeptidase FtsI family protein; amino-acid sequence: MSYRKRLILIVLGVFVLYALLVLRYYKIQICEGDRWAAEAIGQHEFYVRDPFRRGTFFANTTLRKGDIDLQQPFAIDITKFHLCADPLAIPECHRDEVVQGILQFIEDGTYEELYRKLDKKSRYCKLYPLLDISIHDHLSAWWKGFAVQHRLPANALFFITDYQRSYPFGKLLGQVLHTLREVKDEKTGKAFPTGGLEAYFNHLLEGEVGERKLLRSPLNRLDMDRVIKMPKDGSDIYLTINPVIQTIAEEELERGVLEAKAQGGRLILMNSQTGEILALAQYPFFDPTNYKEYFNNKERIEHTKVSFVSDVFEPGSIMKPLTVAIALQANEEAERQLQQKIFDPKEPIDVTRTIFPGRKGSPLKDISRNSRLNMYMAIQKSSNVYVAQLADRIVQSLGVSWYQQKLLALGFGKKTGVELPSEASGLVPSPNRFHINGAPEWSLSTPYSLAMGYNVLATGVQMVQAYAILANGGYAVRPTLIKKIVSPSGEEQSFFPKERKRIFSEEITKEVVRAMRFTTVPGGSGFRAAPKHHSSAGKTGTTEKMIHGRYDKHRHIASFIGFTPVENFGQNCPPLVMLVSIDDPEYGVRADGTKNYMGGRCAAPVFSRVADRTLVYLGIPRDNKTRNYNQEATELRKLYEEWNRPSR